One window of the Bacteroidia bacterium genome contains the following:
- a CDS encoding nucleoside-diphosphate kinase — MGNITFTMIKPCAVSQEHIGEILSVINKAGFHFVSMKMLHLSKSQAEKFYAVHAERPFYNDLVAFMSSGPIVAAILQKENAVAEYRKLIGSTNPAQADEGTIRKMFATSVQENAVHGSDSDENAEIEASFFFSQIERFYK; from the coding sequence ATGGGAAACATTACATTCACAATGATTAAGCCATGTGCTGTTAGTCAGGAACACATCGGCGAAATTTTATCAGTTATCAACAAAGCAGGTTTTCACTTTGTTTCTATGAAGATGTTACATCTTTCAAAATCACAAGCTGAGAAGTTTTATGCAGTTCATGCTGAAAGACCTTTTTATAATGATTTAGTAGCTTTTATGTCATCTGGACCAATAGTAGCTGCAATTTTACAAAAAGAAAATGCGGTTGCAGAATATCGTAAACTTATAGGAAGTACAAATCCAGCTCAGGCTGACGAGGGTACTATCCGCAAAATGTTTGCAACTTCTGTTCAGGAAAATGCTGTACATGGTTCGGATAGTGACGAGAATGCTGAAATTGAAGCAAGCTTCTTCTTCTCGCAGATAGAACGCTTTTATAAATAA
- a CDS encoding homoserine dehydrogenase, with product MTQNKELTIGLFGFGVVGEGIYKVLQQTPTLKAKIKKICIKHPEKLRDAPAELFTTNRNDLLYDSSINVIVELIDDADAAFEIVSNALKQKIAVVSANKKMIAQHLAELLKLQQENNVSFLYEAAVGGSIPIIRNLEEYYDNDLLNSFSGIVNGSTNYILTKINEEGLDYNKALLQAQELGFAESNPALDVEGIDAVNKLTIVLKHAYGVTANSETITHKGITFLNSDDAKYASEKCYNIKLVANAKRISDDKIVAYVLPSFVNNKSQLFNIRNEYNGVLIGSKLADEQFLYGKGAGRYPTSSAVLSDIAALRYDYRYEYKKSFTGLKYNLTKDYIIRVFVSFNQKDNIDTSSFVEIEETYKSSKRNYLVGIIKISDLENASWFNNKDVSTIAFSSEVENQPKATKLQHELIEI from the coding sequence ATGACACAAAATAAAGAACTTACAATAGGATTATTTGGCTTTGGAGTTGTTGGCGAAGGAATTTACAAGGTTTTACAACAAACGCCTACACTCAAAGCTAAAATAAAAAAAATATGTATTAAGCATCCCGAAAAACTAAGGGATGCGCCTGCAGAATTATTTACAACAAATCGCAATGATTTGCTTTATGATAGTTCAATTAATGTAATAGTAGAACTAATTGATGACGCTGATGCAGCATTTGAAATAGTATCTAATGCATTAAAACAAAAAATTGCAGTTGTAAGTGCAAATAAAAAAATGATAGCACAACATCTTGCAGAATTATTAAAACTTCAGCAGGAAAACAATGTCTCATTTTTGTATGAAGCAGCTGTTGGTGGCAGTATTCCCATTATTCGTAATCTTGAAGAATATTACGACAACGATTTACTAAACTCATTTTCAGGAATAGTAAACGGCTCTACAAATTACATTCTAACAAAGATTAATGAAGAAGGACTTGATTACAATAAAGCATTGCTACAAGCTCAGGAATTAGGTTTTGCAGAAAGCAATCCTGCCCTTGATGTTGAGGGAATTGATGCAGTAAATAAACTTACAATAGTATTAAAGCATGCATATGGAGTTACAGCAAATTCAGAAACTATAACGCACAAAGGTATAACATTTCTTAATTCCGATGATGCAAAATATGCTTCAGAAAAATGCTATAACATTAAACTTGTAGCCAATGCTAAAAGAATCTCAGACGACAAAATTGTTGCTTATGTATTGCCATCATTCGTTAATAACAAAAGTCAGCTATTCAATATTCGCAATGAGTATAATGGAGTATTGATAGGTAGTAAACTTGCCGACGAACAGTTTTTATATGGGAAAGGTGCAGGTCGGTACCCTACTTCATCTGCAGTACTTAGCGATATTGCTGCTTTGCGTTACGATTACAGATACGAATACAAAAAATCTTTTACTGGATTAAAATATAATTTAACAAAAGACTACATAATTAGAGTTTTTGTAAGTTTTAATCAAAAAGATAATATCGACACAAGTTCTTTTGTTGAGATTGAAGAGACTTATAAAAGTTCCAAACGAAATTATTTAGTTGGAATAATTAAAATTTCAGATTTAGAAAATGCTAGCTGGTTTAATAATAAAGATGTGTCAACTATAGCATTTTCATCGGAAGTAGAAAATCAGCCTAAAGCAACAAAGCTACAACATGAATTAATAGAAATATAA
- a CDS encoding PLP-dependent transferase: MSKTTDIIHSIPVDELTGSISVPIYQTATYVQQAPNVNKGFVYGRTNNPTRLTLEKIVAKLEDGIAAYAFATGLAAIDAVLKTLSTGDEIVAVDDIYGGAYRLFTKIYNNFGIKVHFVDSTNAENVNDFINEKTKLLWLESPTNPTLKISDIKRLSEIAKKKNITVVVDNTFASPIAQQPLKLGADIVIHSGTKYLGGHSDLLAGLVVVKTEELSEKIKFIQNAAGGILGPQDCWLLIRGIETVTLRVERQCNTALKVAEYLQNCEEVAEVFYPGLKNHKNHEIAKIQQNGLFGGVVSFSLKEDTEKAATAVITSTKYFKLAESLGGVKSLICLPAQMTHLSVPREKRLQSGIKDSLIRLSCGIEDAQDLIDDLKQAFSKVTENK; this comes from the coding sequence ATGAGCAAAACAACAGACATTATTCATTCAATTCCGGTTGACGAATTAACCGGTTCAATTTCAGTTCCTATTTATCAAACTGCAACCTATGTGCAACAAGCACCAAATGTAAACAAGGGATTTGTTTATGGTCGCACTAATAATCCAACCAGATTAACACTTGAGAAAATTGTTGCTAAATTAGAAGACGGAATAGCTGCATATGCATTTGCAACTGGACTAGCAGCCATTGATGCAGTCTTAAAAACTCTTTCAACCGGCGACGAAATAGTTGCTGTGGATGACATTTACGGTGGCGCTTATCGCCTTTTTACTAAAATTTACAATAATTTTGGAATTAAAGTGCATTTTGTTGACTCAACAAATGCTGAAAATGTAAATGATTTTATTAATGAAAAGACTAAGCTGCTTTGGCTAGAATCACCAACAAATCCAACACTTAAAATTTCAGATATAAAAAGACTTTCAGAAATCGCAAAAAAGAAAAATATTACAGTTGTAGTTGATAATACTTTTGCATCACCAATTGCACAACAACCATTGAAACTTGGAGCAGATATAGTAATTCATAGCGGAACAAAATATTTAGGAGGACATTCTGATTTACTTGCAGGATTGGTTGTTGTTAAAACTGAAGAATTATCAGAAAAAATAAAATTCATTCAGAATGCTGCTGGTGGAATTTTAGGTCCACAGGATTGTTGGTTACTAATTCGTGGTATAGAAACTGTAACTTTAAGAGTAGAACGCCAATGTAACACAGCGCTAAAAGTTGCCGAGTACCTTCAAAATTGCGAAGAAGTTGCAGAGGTTTTTTATCCTGGATTAAAAAATCATAAAAATCATGAGATAGCAAAAATTCAGCAAAATGGGTTATTTGGAGGAGTAGTTTCATTTTCATTAAAAGAAGATACAGAAAAAGCTGCAACAGCTGTTATAACATCTACAAAATATTTCAAACTTGCAGAAAGTCTTGGTGGAGTTAAAAGTTTAATTTGCCTTCCTGCTCAAATGACTCATTTATCTGTACCACGTGAAAAAAGATTACAATCAGGTATAAAGGATTCATTAATCAGACTTTCATGCGGAATTGAAGATGCACAGGATTTAATTGATGATTTAAAACAGGCTTTTTCAAAGGTAACAGAAAATAAATAA